A window of Streptomyces marispadix contains these coding sequences:
- a CDS encoding [protein-PII] uridylyltransferase, whose product MSGHTGLQDTTDGIDPDGGDDEADAAGGAGPDDAAGAADAIGGDPDGGGGYAAARLRLLRGDDGTAAGAPRRAELARLTDRWLAGLLGDAGPGVALVAVGGYGRGELSPRSDLDLLLLHDGKAGTGGISRIADRVWYPVWDLGIALDHSVRTAAEARATAKEDLKVQLGLLDARHIAGDETLTDGLRTGLLAQWRAEAPRRLPELRELAEERARTHGELRFLLEPDLKEARGGLRDATALRAVAASWLADAPRDGLARARESLLDVRDVLHLSTGRATDRLALQDQDQIAAAAGLADADALLRHVYESARTIAYAADVTWREVGRVLKARGGRTSRLRGLLGGGASGARRTRLTAANQAVDGERTPLAEGVVEHEGEAALARTARPERDPVLPLRAAAAAAQAQLPLALPAVRRLTAAAELPVPWPAEAREEFVTLLGAGEATVPVWEALDAEGLIGRLLPDWERVRCRPQRNPVHRFTVDRHLVETAVRASALTRRVQRPDLLLVAALLHDIGKGWPGDHSVVGETIAYDMARRMGFDAADADVLATLVRHHLLLVETATRRDLDDPATIRSVADVVRGVGTLELLHALTEADALATGPAAWSAWRGTLVADLVKRVGGVLAGEAVEEHTEPFVPSAEAERLAVEAWRALGGRRSRSARRARRVRRGSTRRASTAAVATAIRAAAADATAADTRVTWSRPSPRSVPSCWSPSRHVPRPGTPKTPQAPGS is encoded by the coding sequence ATGAGCGGGCACACGGGGCTCCAGGACACGACGGACGGCATCGACCCGGACGGCGGCGACGACGAGGCCGACGCGGCCGGCGGCGCCGGTCCGGACGATGCGGCCGGCGCCGCCGATGCGATCGGCGGCGATCCGGACGGTGGGGGCGGCTACGCCGCGGCCCGGCTGCGTCTCCTCCGCGGCGACGACGGCACAGCGGCGGGTGCTCCCCGCCGTGCCGAACTGGCGCGGCTGACCGACCGGTGGCTGGCCGGTCTGCTGGGGGACGCCGGACCGGGCGTCGCCCTCGTCGCCGTCGGCGGCTACGGGCGGGGCGAACTCTCGCCGCGCAGCGACCTGGATCTGCTGCTGCTCCACGACGGCAAGGCAGGCACCGGCGGGATCTCCCGCATCGCCGACCGGGTCTGGTATCCCGTCTGGGACCTGGGGATCGCGCTGGACCACTCCGTGCGTACGGCGGCGGAGGCACGTGCCACCGCCAAGGAGGATCTAAAGGTCCAGCTCGGTCTTCTCGACGCCCGGCACATCGCGGGCGACGAGACGCTCACCGACGGGCTGCGCACCGGGCTGCTCGCGCAGTGGCGGGCGGAGGCCCCCAGGCGGCTGCCCGAGCTGAGGGAACTGGCGGAGGAACGGGCGCGCACGCACGGCGAGTTGCGCTTCCTGCTGGAGCCCGATCTGAAGGAGGCACGCGGAGGGCTGCGGGACGCCACGGCCCTGCGCGCGGTCGCCGCGTCATGGCTTGCGGACGCGCCGCGCGACGGGCTGGCGCGGGCGCGGGAGTCGCTGCTGGACGTGCGCGACGTACTGCATCTGTCGACGGGCCGTGCCACCGACCGGCTCGCTCTCCAGGACCAGGACCAGATCGCGGCGGCCGCCGGCCTCGCCGACGCGGACGCACTGCTGCGGCATGTGTACGAGTCGGCGCGGACCATCGCCTACGCCGCCGACGTGACCTGGCGCGAGGTGGGCCGGGTGCTGAAGGCGCGCGGGGGGCGCACTTCACGCCTGCGGGGGCTGCTGGGCGGCGGCGCTTCGGGCGCCCGGCGCACCCGGCTCACGGCGGCGAACCAGGCGGTGGACGGTGAACGCACGCCGCTCGCCGAGGGCGTCGTCGAGCACGAGGGCGAGGCCGCCCTGGCGCGCACCGCCCGCCCCGAACGCGATCCCGTACTGCCGCTGCGTGCGGCGGCGGCAGCCGCACAGGCCCAACTGCCGCTCGCGCTGCCCGCGGTACGCAGGCTCACGGCCGCGGCCGAACTGCCCGTGCCATGGCCCGCGGAGGCCCGCGAGGAGTTCGTCACGCTGCTCGGCGCGGGTGAGGCGACGGTGCCGGTGTGGGAGGCGCTGGACGCCGAGGGCCTGATCGGCCGGCTGCTGCCCGACTGGGAGCGGGTGCGCTGCCGCCCGCAGCGCAATCCCGTGCACCGCTTCACCGTCGACCGCCACCTCGTGGAGACGGCCGTACGTGCCTCGGCGCTGACCCGCCGGGTGCAGCGGCCCGACCTGCTGCTGGTGGCCGCGCTGCTGCACGACATCGGCAAGGGCTGGCCCGGCGACCACTCCGTGGTGGGCGAGACGATCGCCTACGACATGGCCCGGCGCATGGGCTTCGACGCCGCGGACGCGGACGTGCTCGCCACGCTCGTACGGCATCACCTGCTGCTGGTGGAGACGGCGACGCGGCGCGACCTGGACGACCCGGCGACGATCCGTTCGGTGGCGGACGTGGTGCGCGGCGTGGGAACGCTGGAGCTGCTGCACGCGCTGACGGAGGCCGACGCGCTCGCCACCGGGCCAGCCGCGTGGTCGGCGTGGCGGGGCACGCTCGTGGCGGACCTGGTCAAGCGGGTCGGCGGGGTGCTCGCGGGGGAGGCGGTGGAGGAGCACACGGAACCGTTCGTGCCGTCGGCGGAGGCCGAACGCCTCGCGGTCGAGGCATGGCGTGCGCTGGGGGGCCGGCGCTCGCGCTCAGCACGCCGGGCACGTCGAGTGCGGCGGGGGAGCACGCGGAGGGCGAGCACGGCGGCGGTCGCCACGGCGATCCGCGCGGCGGCGGCGGACGCCACGGCGGCGGACACCAGGGTGACGTGGAGCCGTCCGTCGCCCCGGTCGGTGCCGAGCTGCTGGTCGCCGTCCCGGCACGTCCCGCGTCCGGGCACCCCGAAGACCCCGCAGGCGCCCGGGAGTTGA
- the ffh gene encoding signal recognition particle protein, with product MFDTLSDRLAATFKNLRGKGRLSEADIDATAREIRIALLEADVALPVVRAFIKQVKERAVGSEVSQALNPAQQVIKIVNEELIGILGGETRRLRYAKNPPTVIMLAGLQGSGKTTLAGKLGRWLQQQGHTPLLVACDLQRPNAVNQLSVVAERAGVAVFAPEPGNGVGDPVKVAEDSVVHAREKQHDVVIVDTAGRLGIDEELMRQAADIRDAVSPDEILFVVDAMIGQDAVTTAEAFRDGVGFDGVVLSKLDGDARGGAALSVAQVTGKQIMFASNGEKLDDFDAFHPDRMASRILGMGDVLTLIEKAEQTFSQQEAEKMAAKLQKGPKEFTLDDFLAQMEQVRKMGSLSKLLGMMPGMGQMKEQINDLDEREVDRTAAIIKSMTPAERAEPTMINGSRRARIARGSGVEVSAVKNLVERFFEARKMMSRMAQGGGMPGMPGMPGMGGGGKKKPKQQKKAKGKRQSGNPMKRKQEEQAAAQRKAAGAGSAFGGSGAGQGPEEFELPQEFKDMLPPK from the coding sequence GTGTTCGACACTCTCTCCGATCGCCTCGCAGCGACCTTCAAGAACCTCCGGGGCAAGGGCCGCTTGTCCGAGGCGGACATCGACGCCACGGCGCGCGAGATCCGTATCGCCCTGCTGGAGGCGGACGTCGCCCTTCCCGTGGTGCGTGCCTTCATCAAGCAGGTCAAGGAGCGTGCCGTCGGGAGCGAGGTCTCCCAGGCGCTGAATCCCGCACAGCAGGTCATCAAGATCGTCAACGAGGAGCTGATCGGCATCCTCGGCGGCGAGACCCGCCGGCTGCGCTACGCGAAGAACCCTCCGACGGTCATCATGCTCGCGGGTCTCCAGGGTTCGGGTAAGACGACCCTGGCGGGCAAGCTCGGGCGCTGGCTTCAGCAACAGGGCCACACGCCGCTGCTCGTCGCCTGCGACCTCCAGCGTCCCAATGCCGTCAACCAGCTCTCGGTGGTCGCCGAGCGCGCCGGTGTCGCCGTCTTCGCCCCCGAGCCGGGCAACGGCGTGGGCGACCCGGTGAAGGTCGCCGAGGACTCGGTGGTCCACGCCCGGGAGAAGCAGCACGACGTGGTGATCGTCGACACCGCGGGCCGCCTCGGCATCGACGAGGAGCTGATGCGGCAGGCCGCCGACATCCGCGACGCGGTCAGCCCCGACGAGATCCTCTTCGTCGTCGACGCGATGATCGGCCAGGACGCGGTCACCACGGCCGAGGCGTTCCGCGACGGCGTCGGCTTCGACGGCGTGGTCCTCTCCAAGCTCGACGGCGACGCTCGCGGCGGTGCGGCCCTCTCCGTCGCCCAGGTCACGGGCAAGCAGATCATGTTCGCCTCCAACGGCGAGAAGCTGGACGACTTCGACGCGTTCCACCCGGACCGCATGGCGTCCCGCATCCTCGGCATGGGCGACGTACTGACGCTCATCGAGAAGGCCGAGCAGACCTTCAGCCAGCAAGAGGCCGAGAAGATGGCCGCGAAGCTGCAGAAGGGGCCGAAGGAGTTCACGCTCGACGACTTCCTGGCGCAGATGGAGCAGGTCCGCAAGATGGGCTCCCTGTCCAAGCTGCTCGGGATGATGCCCGGCATGGGCCAGATGAAGGAGCAGATCAACGACCTCGACGAGCGCGAGGTCGACCGCACGGCCGCGATCATCAAGTCGATGACGCCTGCCGAGCGCGCCGAGCCCACCATGATCAACGGTTCACGCCGCGCCCGTATCGCACGGGGTTCCGGCGTCGAGGTGAGCGCGGTGAAGAACCTCGTCGAGCGGTTCTTCGAGGCGCGCAAGATGATGTCGCGCATGGCCCAGGGCGGCGGCATGCCGGGGATGCCGGGGATGCCCGGCATGGGCGGCGGAGGCAAGAAGAAGCCGAAGCAGCAGAAGAAGGCCAAGGGCAAGCGCCAGTCGGGCAACCCGATGAAGCGCAAGCAGGAGGAGCAGGCCGCCGCCCAGCGCAAGGCGGCGGGCGCGGGCAGCGCCTTCGGCGGTTCGGGCGCGGGACAGGGCCCTGAGGAGTTCGAACTTCCTCAGGAGTTCAAGGACATGCTCCCCCCGAAGTGA